The following coding sequences lie in one Kribbella sp. NBC_00709 genomic window:
- a CDS encoding ABC transporter permease, which produces MTVLRETWIVFHRQMRLSLRNPMWSILMLSQPLMYLFLFGPLLKPLTAQISQGQATNAYQVFIPGLIVQLGMFGAMFVGFGLIAEYRAGVIEADRVTPASRIALMAGRVLRDVVVLVVQSILLLLAALPLGLRAPWGGVLLSLVIVALLGATFASLSYSVALITKSEDALAPLLNGIAMPLLLLSGILLPMQIGPTWLQRLSDISPLKHVVNGVRALFRGDISSSASLWGLFWVVLLTVIGLTVGARTFRKESA; this is translated from the coding sequence ATGACCGTCCTTCGCGAAACCTGGATCGTGTTCCACCGGCAGATGCGGCTGTCGCTGCGCAACCCGATGTGGTCGATCCTGATGCTCAGCCAGCCGCTGATGTACCTGTTCCTGTTCGGCCCGCTCCTGAAGCCGCTGACCGCGCAGATCAGTCAGGGCCAGGCGACAAACGCGTACCAGGTGTTCATTCCCGGCCTGATCGTCCAGCTCGGTATGTTCGGTGCGATGTTCGTCGGCTTCGGCCTGATCGCGGAGTATCGCGCCGGCGTGATCGAGGCGGACCGCGTCACCCCGGCGTCCCGGATCGCGTTGATGGCAGGCCGGGTACTGCGTGACGTCGTCGTGCTCGTGGTGCAGTCCATCCTCCTGCTGCTCGCCGCGCTCCCGCTCGGCCTGCGCGCTCCGTGGGGCGGCGTACTGCTCTCGCTGGTGATCGTCGCCCTCCTCGGCGCCACATTCGCCTCGCTGTCGTACTCCGTCGCACTGATCACCAAGAGCGAGGACGCACTGGCTCCGCTGCTCAACGGCATCGCCATGCCGTTGCTGCTGCTCTCCGGCATCCTGCTGCCGATGCAGATCGGTCCGACCTGGTTGCAGCGGTTGTCCGACATCAGCCCGTTGAAGCACGTCGTGAACGGCGTCCGCGCCCTCTTCCGCGGCGACATCAGCAGCTCAGCGTCGCTGTGGGGCCTGTTCTGGGTGGTCCTCCTCACCGTCATCGGACTCACTGTCGGAGCACGTACCTTCCGCAAGGAATCCGCTTGA
- the mptB gene encoding polyprenol phosphomannose-dependent alpha 1,6 mannosyltransferase MptB: MRSPMVRGLVGSVVVALASLVTSVVPPSSWVAALPLTGDLRHTLLGRMVGLTFMVAGLGLMAWAWLTVGRRVMVGERFPLLRMTAYWSAPLLLAPPLFSRDAWSYAAQGALVAKGYNPYDVGPGVLSGHIVEAVDPMWMQTPAPYGPLPLAYGGLVAHLTMDPYLLMLVHRLLAVLGIVLIAWAVPRLATACRVDPAFATWLVVLNPMLITHGIGAAHNDVLMLGLACSAFALALTGRWGTAAVVAGAAAAVKLPGGLVVIAIAAVMSPLAGRLLRFASLVIAGAVSVLTLVTIGALTGVGSGWFGALDVPGLVRSPFSIANLIGMAASGVLGWLGEDTAAAQALQIVRLIGMLAALGLIAVLSLRSSIHYAARAVGIALLAVVVLGPSAHDWYFLWCLPFLAVARPGRKLTTIMTAVSLIFTIAAPLNSSLRGATIPILTTTALVVAVALTLLNHLRTLHPAPEPAKVPVTAA, from the coding sequence ATGCGCTCGCCGATGGTCCGTGGGCTTGTCGGCTCTGTTGTAGTCGCTCTGGCGAGTCTGGTGACGTCGGTGGTGCCGCCGTCGTCCTGGGTCGCCGCGCTTCCGCTGACGGGCGACCTGCGCCACACACTGCTCGGCCGGATGGTCGGACTGACGTTCATGGTCGCTGGGCTCGGGCTGATGGCCTGGGCCTGGCTGACCGTGGGCCGCCGGGTCATGGTCGGCGAACGGTTCCCACTGCTCCGCATGACGGCGTACTGGAGCGCACCGCTGCTGCTGGCCCCGCCACTGTTCAGCCGGGACGCCTGGAGCTACGCAGCCCAAGGCGCACTGGTCGCCAAGGGCTACAACCCGTACGACGTGGGTCCCGGCGTACTGTCCGGCCACATCGTCGAGGCAGTCGACCCGATGTGGATGCAGACACCCGCGCCGTACGGTCCCCTGCCGCTTGCGTACGGCGGTCTGGTCGCCCACCTCACCATGGACCCGTACCTTCTGATGCTGGTGCACCGCCTCCTCGCCGTACTGGGCATCGTGCTCATCGCCTGGGCTGTACCGCGCCTGGCGACCGCATGTCGGGTCGACCCGGCCTTCGCGACCTGGCTGGTCGTACTGAACCCGATGCTGATCACCCACGGCATCGGCGCGGCTCACAACGACGTACTAATGCTCGGGCTCGCCTGCAGCGCGTTCGCACTGGCGCTGACCGGCCGCTGGGGTACGGCGGCTGTCGTGGCAGGAGCCGCCGCAGCGGTGAAACTGCCAGGCGGACTCGTGGTGATCGCCATCGCCGCAGTGATGAGCCCACTGGCCGGGCGGCTGCTCCGGTTCGCCAGTCTGGTCATTGCTGGCGCTGTGTCGGTGCTGACGCTGGTCACCATCGGAGCGCTGACCGGTGTGGGCTCTGGCTGGTTCGGTGCGCTCGATGTCCCCGGATTGGTCCGGTCGCCGTTCTCGATCGCCAATCTGATCGGCATGGCGGCGTCCGGCGTACTCGGCTGGCTAGGTGAGGACACTGCGGCCGCGCAGGCACTCCAGATCGTCCGCCTGATCGGGATGCTCGCTGCGCTGGGGCTGATCGCAGTCCTGAGCCTTCGGTCCTCGATCCACTACGCCGCGCGGGCTGTCGGCATCGCGCTGCTGGCGGTGGTCGTGTTGGGTCCGAGCGCGCACGACTGGTACTTCTTGTGGTGTCTGCCGTTCCTGGCCGTCGCGCGGCCCGGTCGGAAGCTGACGACGATCATGACCGCGGTCAGTCTGATCTTCACGATCGCTGCCCCGCTGAACTCGTCACTGCGGGGCGCGACGATCCCGATCCTGACCACGACCGCACTGGTCGTCGCGGTGGCGTTGACGCTGCTCAACCACCTCCGCACGCTGCACCCGGCGCCCGAGCCGGCGAAGGTCCCGGTTACAGCTGCTTGA
- the menD gene encoding 2-succinyl-5-enolpyruvyl-6-hydroxy-3-cyclohexene-1-carboxylic-acid synthase, translating to MNPSTAFATVVVDELIRNGVREAVVSPGSRSAPLALALADADRNGRLRLHVRIDERTAGFLAIGLMRGSGLPVPVVTTSGTAVANLHPAVLEASHSGLPLIVLSADRPPALRGSGANQTTDQIKVFGSAVRLFHEMGTPVREIGQVAYWRSQVARAVANATGARSADPGPVQLNCPLSEPLVPTDGPEWPESLQGRSTGPWTAVHAAAGKPSAVSPGPKTVVVAGDGASQAARLIAEAGRWPLFAEPSSRARTGPSVISAYRLLLQASSLGTEIQRVLVFGHPTLSRPISKLLARPDVELIVVSPTGLWPDPARRARSVVTGLEVTGADTTDWLEQWQHADQLARPELDKVLADGLSGPRVAALVGEAVGADGMLVVASSNPIRDLDLAPVVPIRTIANRGLAGIDGTISTAVGAALANAGPTYALIGDLAFLHDSNGLVIGPDEARPDLRIVVVNDNGGGIFSTLEQGDPTHASHFERVFGTPHNVDLGALCAATQTPYTSVETVDELRAALTPTVAGVDVVEVKISRDDHRPLGEAMVAALKQL from the coding sequence ATGAACCCGTCCACGGCCTTTGCGACTGTGGTGGTCGACGAGCTGATCCGCAACGGCGTGCGGGAAGCGGTGGTCTCGCCGGGCTCCCGGAGTGCGCCGCTGGCTTTGGCCCTGGCAGATGCGGATCGCAACGGGCGGCTCAGGCTCCACGTACGGATCGACGAGCGTACGGCGGGGTTCCTCGCCATCGGCCTCATGCGCGGCAGCGGACTACCGGTGCCGGTCGTCACCACATCCGGTACGGCCGTAGCGAATCTGCACCCCGCCGTACTGGAGGCGTCGCACAGCGGGCTCCCGCTGATCGTGCTGAGCGCGGACCGGCCGCCGGCGCTCCGAGGAAGCGGTGCGAACCAGACGACCGACCAGATCAAGGTGTTCGGCTCTGCGGTCCGGCTGTTCCACGAGATGGGTACGCCGGTGCGTGAGATCGGACAGGTGGCGTACTGGCGGTCGCAGGTCGCTCGAGCTGTTGCCAACGCGACAGGGGCTCGCTCCGCTGACCCAGGACCGGTGCAGCTCAACTGCCCGCTCAGCGAGCCGCTGGTGCCCACTGACGGACCGGAGTGGCCAGAGTCGCTGCAAGGCCGCAGCACTGGTCCCTGGACTGCAGTGCATGCGGCAGCGGGGAAGCCGTCCGCCGTGTCACCAGGACCGAAGACCGTAGTGGTTGCAGGTGATGGGGCGTCGCAAGCGGCGCGGTTGATCGCGGAGGCAGGCAGGTGGCCGCTGTTCGCGGAGCCGTCCAGTCGGGCGCGGACCGGTCCGTCCGTCATCTCGGCGTACCGCTTGTTGCTGCAGGCAAGTTCTTTGGGCACGGAGATCCAGCGGGTGCTGGTGTTCGGGCACCCCACGCTGTCGCGGCCGATCTCGAAGCTGCTGGCCCGCCCGGACGTCGAGCTGATCGTCGTCTCGCCGACCGGGTTGTGGCCGGATCCGGCCCGCCGCGCCAGGTCCGTGGTCACCGGCCTCGAGGTCACCGGCGCCGACACGACCGACTGGCTCGAGCAGTGGCAGCACGCCGATCAGCTGGCGCGCCCGGAGCTCGACAAGGTGCTCGCGGACGGCCTGAGCGGACCACGCGTCGCGGCGCTCGTCGGCGAGGCCGTCGGCGCCGACGGCATGCTCGTGGTCGCGTCCTCGAACCCGATCCGCGACCTCGACCTGGCCCCGGTCGTCCCGATCCGCACGATCGCCAACCGCGGCCTGGCCGGCATCGACGGCACGATCTCGACCGCTGTCGGCGCCGCCCTGGCGAACGCGGGTCCGACGTACGCGCTGATCGGCGATCTCGCGTTCCTGCACGACAGCAACGGGCTCGTCATCGGCCCGGACGAGGCCCGTCCCGACCTGCGGATCGTGGTCGTCAACGACAACGGCGGCGGGATCTTCTCCACGCTCGAACAGGGCGATCCGACGCACGCCTCGCACTTCGAGCGAGTCTTCGGTACGCCGCACAACGTGGACCTGGGCGCACTGTGCGCCGCCACGCAGACGCCGTACACGAGCGTCGAGACGGTCGACGAACTGCGCGCCGCGCTGACGCCGACGGTCGCCGGCGTCGACGTCGTCGAGGTGAAGATCTCGCGCGACGACCATCGCCCACTTGGCGAGGCGATGGTGGCGGCGCTCAAGCAGCTGTAA
- a CDS encoding o-succinylbenzoate synthase, with amino-acid sequence MITYSIGLKNKFRGITVREGMLFEGPAGWAEWSPFLDYDDATCVSWLRAAREAAELGWPAPVRDRVPVNCTVPAIGPEKAADIVRASGCGTAKVKVAEPGQTLADDVARVEAVRDAIGAGQVRIDANGAWSVEQAVRSLKELQRFDLEYVEQPARTVEELAEVRRRVDVPVAADESIRRAEDPLLVKKLDAADIAVLKVQPIGGVRACLEIAEQIGLPVVVSSALETSVGIAAGVALAAALPELPYACGLATVSMFTSELVAKPLVAVDGFLPVKRVVPDPELVEAARADAERTAVWEERLMRVRSAG; translated from the coding sequence GTGATCACGTACTCGATCGGGCTGAAGAACAAGTTCCGTGGCATCACCGTGCGCGAGGGCATGCTGTTCGAGGGGCCGGCCGGGTGGGCGGAGTGGAGTCCGTTCCTGGACTACGACGACGCGACCTGTGTGTCCTGGTTGCGCGCGGCGCGCGAGGCGGCGGAGCTCGGCTGGCCCGCGCCGGTGCGCGACCGCGTCCCCGTCAACTGCACCGTGCCGGCAATCGGTCCGGAGAAGGCTGCGGACATCGTCCGCGCAAGCGGCTGCGGTACGGCGAAGGTGAAGGTGGCCGAGCCGGGGCAAACGCTGGCCGACGACGTCGCGCGTGTCGAAGCGGTGCGGGACGCGATCGGTGCCGGACAGGTGCGGATCGACGCCAACGGCGCATGGTCCGTCGAGCAGGCCGTGCGGAGCCTCAAGGAGTTGCAGCGCTTCGACCTCGAGTACGTCGAGCAGCCGGCCAGGACCGTTGAGGAATTGGCCGAGGTGCGGCGCCGCGTCGACGTACCGGTGGCTGCGGACGAGTCGATCCGGCGGGCTGAAGATCCGCTGTTGGTGAAGAAGCTCGACGCCGCGGACATCGCCGTACTTAAGGTGCAGCCCATCGGTGGCGTTCGGGCGTGCCTGGAGATCGCCGAGCAGATCGGGCTCCCGGTGGTGGTGTCGTCGGCGTTGGAGACCTCGGTGGGGATCGCCGCCGGCGTCGCGTTGGCGGCCGCGCTGCCCGAGCTTCCGTACGCCTGTGGTCTGGCGACGGTCTCGATGTTCACCAGCGAACTAGTTGCAAAGCCGCTAGTTGCAGTCGACGGTTTCTTGCCGGTCAAGCGCGTCGTGCCGGACCCGGAGTTGGTGGAAGCGGCGCGAGCCGACGCGGAGCGGACCGCGGTGTGGGAAGAACGTCTGATGCGAGTGAGGAGTGCGGGATGA
- the menE gene encoding o-succinylbenzoate--CoA ligase, which produces MARLRLVSGTPDAVLAALAGVLDGSGTPFAPVPEDAVGAARVEQATVPGEPVEDGCAVVLTTSGSSGEPKGVLLSREALIASAVATHERLGGPGQWLLPMKTYFVGGLQILTRSLVAGTTPVMLGESFTESANAMTGARRYTAMVPTQLARYLDTDLDALRSFDAIIIGGASTPEPLKAKAAAAGVTAIPAYGMTETGSGCVYAGEPLDGTSIELGDDQRILIKGSTLFSGYRLRPELTAEVLKHGWFRTQDRGEFVDGRLRVVGRVDDVVISGGVNVTLTTVQARLLDHPQVKDAVVLGVPDAEWGTRVVAFVVGEADGTERDALRDWVSATLPRAWAPQDVIRLEALPMLASGKVDRQGLLEGVR; this is translated from the coding sequence ATGGCTAGGTTGCGGCTGGTTTCGGGGACGCCGGATGCGGTGTTGGCGGCGCTTGCCGGCGTGCTGGACGGGAGCGGTACGCCGTTCGCGCCGGTGCCGGAGGATGCAGTCGGGGCTGCGCGGGTCGAGCAGGCCACCGTGCCGGGTGAGCCGGTCGAGGACGGGTGTGCGGTCGTGCTGACGACCTCCGGATCCTCGGGCGAGCCGAAAGGGGTGCTGCTGTCGCGGGAGGCGCTGATCGCGTCCGCGGTGGCTACGCACGAGCGCCTCGGTGGGCCGGGGCAGTGGCTGCTGCCGATGAAGACGTACTTCGTGGGCGGTCTGCAGATCCTCACGCGATCGCTGGTCGCGGGCACGACGCCGGTGATGCTCGGGGAGAGCTTCACCGAGAGCGCCAACGCGATGACAGGTGCCCGGCGGTACACCGCGATGGTTCCGACGCAGCTGGCGCGGTATCTGGACACAGACCTCGATGCGCTGCGGTCGTTCGACGCGATCATCATCGGTGGGGCGTCGACCCCGGAGCCGTTGAAGGCAAAGGCCGCAGCGGCCGGTGTCACGGCGATCCCGGCGTACGGGATGACGGAGACCGGCAGCGGGTGCGTGTACGCCGGTGAGCCGCTGGACGGTACGTCGATCGAGCTCGGCGACGACCAGAGGATCCTGATCAAGGGGAGCACGCTGTTCTCCGGGTATCGGTTGCGCCCGGAGTTGACGGCCGAGGTGCTCAAGCACGGGTGGTTCCGGACGCAGGACCGAGGCGAGTTCGTGGACGGGCGGCTGCGGGTCGTCGGCCGGGTCGATGACGTGGTGATCTCGGGTGGGGTGAACGTCACCCTGACCACGGTGCAGGCGCGGCTGCTCGATCATCCCCAGGTGAAGGATGCTGTGGTCCTGGGCGTTCCGGACGCGGAGTGGGGTACACGAGTGGTCGCGTTCGTGGTCGGTGAGGCCGATGGGACCGAGCGGGATGCCTTGCGGGACTGGGTGAGCGCGACGTTGCCGCGGGCGTGGGCGCCGCAGGACGTGATCCGGCTGGAGGCGTTGCCGATGCTTGCTTCGGGCAAGGTTGATCGGCAGGGGTTGCTGGAGGGCGTGCGGTGA
- a CDS encoding 1,4-dihydroxy-2-naphthoate polyprenyltransferase translates to MATPAQWIEGARPRTLPAAIAPVLVGTGAAAYLDGFVWWKALLALGVALALQIGVNYANDYSDGIRGTDENRVGPLRLVGSKVASPGQVKTAAFTCFGIGAVLGIVLSATTTWWLLVAGAASLLGAWFYTGGKRPYGYRALGEVSVFLFFGLVAVLGTTYVQAETITWPAVAGAISVGSIACALLVANNLRDIPTDSVTGKRTLAVVLGAPRSRRLYAALVILAFVLAAVSAIATPWTLLAFIAAPLAIKSIRVVLGDAVGPALIPVLKGTGQTELLYAIGLAVGLALGG, encoded by the coding sequence ATGGCCACACCTGCCCAGTGGATCGAAGGCGCCCGCCCCCGCACGTTGCCCGCCGCGATCGCCCCTGTCCTCGTCGGAACCGGCGCGGCTGCCTACCTGGACGGCTTCGTCTGGTGGAAGGCGCTGCTGGCCCTCGGCGTCGCGCTGGCGCTCCAGATCGGCGTCAACTACGCCAACGACTACAGCGACGGCATTCGCGGCACCGACGAGAACCGCGTCGGCCCGCTCCGCCTCGTCGGCTCCAAGGTCGCGTCCCCGGGCCAGGTGAAGACCGCCGCGTTCACCTGCTTCGGCATCGGCGCAGTCCTCGGCATCGTCCTCAGCGCGACCACGACCTGGTGGCTCCTGGTCGCCGGCGCCGCGTCGCTCCTCGGCGCGTGGTTCTACACCGGCGGCAAACGCCCGTACGGCTACCGTGCGCTCGGCGAAGTCAGCGTCTTCCTGTTCTTCGGCCTCGTCGCCGTCCTCGGCACCACCTACGTCCAGGCCGAAACCATCACCTGGCCCGCCGTCGCCGGCGCCATCTCGGTCGGCTCGATCGCCTGCGCTCTCCTGGTGGCCAACAACCTCCGCGACATCCCGACCGACTCCGTCACCGGCAAACGCACCCTCGCCGTGGTCCTGGGCGCTCCCCGCTCCCGCCGGCTGTACGCCGCCCTGGTGATCCTCGCGTTCGTCCTCGCGGCCGTTTCCGCGATCGCCACACCCTGGACCCTCCTCGCCTTCATCGCCGCGCCGCTCGCCATCAAGTCGATCCGAGTGGTCCTCGGCGACGCCGTAGGCCCGGCGCTGATCCCAGTCCTCAAGGGGACCGGTCAGACCGAACTGCTCTACGCCATCGGCCTGGCAGTCGGCCTAGCCCTGGGCGGCTGA
- a CDS encoding FAD-dependent monooxygenase has product MTTVLISGASIAGPALAYWLDRYGFDVTVVEKSAAVRGGGYAIDVRGTARDVVDRMGLLPRLRTAHVDTQRISFVDADGALIAAIRPESMTGGTEGLDLEVRRGDLADALYAPIRDQVEFLFGDSIARLDDRGDRVEVVFDSGARRTFDLVIGADGLHSNVRRLVFGPEEEFHAYQGYTFAGFTLANDFGLSHEGVSWNVAGRAAVLYAHDPSDPVHGFLTFRQDEPPYDAFRDPEAQRELVAATFPDQGWLVPRLVAAMRESDDLFFDVVSQIHMPTWSRGRVGLVGDAAYATSFMSGQGSSVSLVGAYVLAGELATHADHTEAFTAYEERIRTFVEENQALVEIGKRVVAPGTQEVLDARNTALRAASMTGDEGREANSSLVLPDYRPSAAQG; this is encoded by the coding sequence ATGACGACTGTTCTGATCTCAGGGGCAAGCATCGCCGGGCCCGCTCTGGCCTACTGGCTGGATCGTTACGGCTTCGACGTGACCGTGGTGGAGAAGTCCGCGGCGGTCCGAGGCGGTGGATACGCGATCGACGTCCGGGGTACGGCGAGGGACGTCGTCGACCGGATGGGATTGTTGCCGCGGCTGCGCACGGCGCATGTGGATACGCAGCGGATCTCGTTCGTGGACGCCGACGGCGCGCTGATCGCCGCGATCCGGCCCGAGTCGATGACCGGCGGCACGGAGGGGCTCGATCTCGAGGTCCGGCGCGGTGATCTGGCCGATGCGCTGTACGCACCGATCCGCGACCAGGTCGAGTTCCTGTTCGGTGACTCGATCGCGCGGCTCGACGATCGCGGGGACCGGGTCGAGGTCGTCTTCGACAGCGGGGCCCGGCGTACGTTCGACCTCGTCATCGGCGCCGACGGCCTGCACTCGAATGTGCGTCGTCTGGTCTTCGGCCCGGAGGAGGAGTTCCACGCCTACCAGGGCTACACCTTCGCCGGCTTCACGCTCGCCAACGACTTCGGGCTCTCCCACGAGGGCGTCTCGTGGAACGTCGCCGGCCGGGCGGCGGTGCTCTACGCGCACGATCCGAGCGACCCCGTGCACGGTTTCCTCACCTTCCGGCAGGACGAGCCGCCGTACGACGCCTTCCGTGATCCCGAGGCGCAGCGTGAACTGGTCGCGGCCACGTTCCCGGATCAGGGCTGGCTGGTGCCGCGATTGGTCGCCGCGATGCGGGAGTCCGACGATCTGTTCTTCGACGTGGTCAGTCAGATCCACATGCCGACGTGGTCACGCGGCCGGGTCGGGTTGGTCGGGGACGCGGCGTACGCGACCTCGTTCATGTCCGGTCAGGGGTCGAGCGTTTCGCTGGTCGGCGCGTACGTGCTGGCCGGTGAGCTCGCGACGCACGCCGATCACACCGAGGCGTTCACGGCGTACGAGGAGCGGATCCGGACGTTCGTCGAGGAGAACCAGGCCCTGGTCGAGATCGGCAAGCGGGTAGTTGCGCCCGGCACCCAAGAGGTGCTCGACGCCCGCAACACCGCGCTTCGCGCGGCGAGCATGACGGGTGACGAAGGCCGCGAGGCCAACAGCAGTCTGGTCCTGCCGGACTACCGGCCGTCAGCCGCCCAGGGCTAG
- a CDS encoding MarR family winged helix-turn-helix transcriptional regulator: MTADSGDELALLPRLAQLGTAMNRGRLAQQATEATGLALDRPAMTILLTLAMAGSPLRVGEIADRMQVVGPHVTRQVQALEHRGLVRRVTDPNDRRASLIEPTDTGAEAANRYTSTVADWFRTAIANWSPEDRTELNRLLTKLTDDLTTSLTQDDTH, translated from the coding sequence GTGACCGCTGACTCCGGCGATGAACTGGCGCTCCTCCCGCGGCTGGCTCAGCTGGGTACGGCGATGAACCGCGGCCGGCTCGCACAGCAGGCAACCGAGGCGACCGGGCTCGCCCTGGACCGCCCCGCGATGACGATCCTGCTGACCCTGGCCATGGCAGGCAGCCCGCTCCGCGTCGGCGAGATCGCCGACCGCATGCAGGTGGTCGGGCCACACGTCACCCGCCAGGTGCAGGCGCTGGAACACCGCGGCCTGGTCCGCCGAGTCACCGACCCGAACGACCGCCGAGCCAGCCTGATCGAACCCACCGACACCGGCGCCGAGGCAGCAAACCGCTACACCTCGACAGTCGCCGACTGGTTCCGCACGGCGATCGCCAACTGGTCCCCCGAAGACCGCACCGAACTCAACCGGCTCCTCACCAAACTCACCGACGACCTCACCACCAGCCTGACCCAGGACGACACCCACTAG
- a CDS encoding PLP-dependent cysteine synthase family protein, with product MSEVCREVDRRDDKARAWVSEAIRIVDADANRSADTHLHVFPMPEGTGVDLYLKDESVHPTGSLKHRLARSLFLYALCNGWIHEGTTVIEASSGSTAVSEAYFARLLGLPFVAVMPRSTSPEKVELIEFYGGRCHFVERSGQIYGEAKKLAEETGGHYMDQFTYAERATDWRGNNNIAESIFGQLSLEQHPIPAWIVVGAGTGGTSATIGRYVRYQRYDTSVAVVDPENSAFFPAFEAGDHEFSTGRPSRIEGIGRPRVEPSFVLGVVDRMISVPDAASIAAMRFCSRVTGRLVGGSTGTNLWGSLRLAAEMRRTGARGSIVTLLCDSGERYGNTYYDDAWLRTSGIDITPYTTTLETFTRTGVWTEPE from the coding sequence ATGAGTGAGGTTTGTCGTGAGGTCGATCGCCGGGACGACAAGGCGCGCGCCTGGGTGTCCGAGGCGATCCGGATCGTGGACGCGGACGCGAACCGCAGTGCGGACACGCACCTGCACGTGTTCCCGATGCCGGAAGGTACTGGCGTAGACCTGTACCTCAAGGACGAGTCCGTACATCCCACCGGCTCGCTCAAGCACCGGCTCGCCCGGTCCCTGTTCCTGTACGCCCTCTGCAACGGCTGGATCCACGAGGGCACCACGGTGATCGAGGCGTCCAGCGGCTCCACCGCGGTCAGCGAGGCGTACTTCGCCCGCCTCCTCGGGCTCCCGTTCGTCGCGGTGATGCCGCGCTCGACCAGCCCCGAGAAGGTCGAGCTGATCGAGTTCTACGGCGGCCGCTGCCACTTCGTCGAACGCTCCGGCCAGATCTACGGCGAGGCGAAGAAGCTGGCCGAAGAGACCGGCGGGCACTACATGGACCAGTTCACGTACGCCGAGCGGGCGACGGACTGGCGTGGCAACAACAACATCGCCGAGTCGATCTTCGGGCAGCTGTCGCTGGAACAGCATCCGATTCCCGCCTGGATCGTGGTCGGCGCCGGCACCGGGGGTACGTCGGCCACCATCGGGCGCTACGTCCGCTACCAGCGGTACGACACCTCGGTCGCGGTCGTCGACCCGGAGAACTCCGCGTTCTTCCCCGCCTTCGAAGCCGGCGACCACGAGTTCTCCACCGGCCGCCCCTCCCGCATCGAAGGCATCGGCCGGCCGCGGGTGGAGCCGTCGTTCGTGCTGGGCGTCGTCGACCGGATGATCTCGGTCCCCGACGCGGCCTCCATCGCCGCGATGCGCTTCTGCTCCCGCGTCACCGGGCGGCTGGTCGGCGGATCCACCGGGACGAACCTGTGGGGCTCACTGCGGCTGGCTGCGGAAATGCGTCGTACGGGAGCCCGGGGCAGCATCGTCACCCTCCTGTGCGACAGCGGCGAGCGCTACGGCAACACGTACTACGACGACGCCTGGCTGCGGACCAGCGGCATCGACATCACGCCGTACACCACCACGCTGGAAACCTTCACCCGCACAGGCGTCTGGACCGAGCCGGAGTAG
- a CDS encoding M48 family metallopeptidase — protein MSESGDRPTRQRVTLTDISSRAWEHPADRGALVALRQLKGFDFVLRKMSGLINERAFRLQYLGSAIRVDDRQFPTMHRLFTEAAATLDVRELPELYVTNSPIWNAMTIGMDKPFIVVNSALLQGMDEEELRFVLGHEIGHAQSGHALYQSLLLWLMRLTGAFNWMPMGALGLRAIIAALHEWSRKAELSGDRAGLLAVQDPAVALRVQMKLASGGQLAELDTTAFLAQGTEYESSGDLRDSVLKLLLLEAQSHPLAVIRAHELRHWVDEGEYTTIVSGDYPKRQDDGNASISQEAKNAAKSYTDAFNRSQDPLAKLLRDLGDGLGGVRDWVSTRFPRN, from the coding sequence ATGAGCGAGAGCGGCGATCGGCCGACGCGGCAGCGGGTGACGTTGACCGATATCAGTTCGCGGGCGTGGGAGCACCCGGCGGACCGCGGCGCGCTGGTGGCGCTGCGGCAGTTGAAGGGCTTCGACTTCGTCCTGCGGAAGATGTCGGGGCTGATCAACGAGCGCGCGTTCCGGCTGCAGTACCTCGGTTCGGCGATCCGGGTCGACGACCGGCAGTTCCCGACCATGCACCGGCTCTTCACCGAGGCGGCCGCGACCCTGGACGTCCGCGAGCTCCCCGAGCTGTACGTGACGAACAGCCCGATCTGGAACGCGATGACGATCGGCATGGACAAGCCGTTCATCGTGGTGAACAGCGCACTGCTGCAGGGCATGGACGAGGAGGAGCTGCGGTTCGTCCTCGGTCACGAGATCGGCCACGCCCAGAGCGGCCACGCTCTGTACCAGTCACTGCTGCTCTGGCTGATGCGGCTCACCGGCGCGTTCAACTGGATGCCGATGGGCGCGCTCGGCCTGCGCGCCATCATCGCCGCTCTGCACGAGTGGTCCCGTAAGGCCGAGCTGTCCGGCGACCGGGCCGGCCTGCTCGCGGTCCAGGACCCGGCGGTCGCGCTGCGCGTCCAGATGAAGCTCGCCAGCGGCGGTCAGCTCGCCGAGCTCGACACGACGGCATTTCTCGCGCAGGGCACGGAGTACGAGAGCTCCGGCGACCTGCGCGACAGCGTGCTGAAGCTGCTGCTGCTCGAGGCGCAGTCGCACCCGCTGGCCGTGATCCGCGCGCACGAGCTGCGCCACTGGGTCGACGAGGGCGAGTACACGACGATCGTGTCCGGCGACTACCCGAAGCGTCAGGACGACGGCAACGCATCGATCTCGCAGGAGGCGAAGAACGCCGCCAAGTCGTACACGGACGCGTTCAACCGCTCGCAGGACCCGCTGGCCAAGCTGCTCCGCGACCTGGGCGACGGCCTCGGCGGTGTCCGCGACTGGGTCTCCACGAGGTTCCCGCGAAACTGA